From the Kallotenue papyrolyticum genome, the window GCCGGCACGGTGTAACCTCGATGCATCGAGACGGTATCCATGATCCAGGCCATCACCTGGGCATTGGTGCCAACATCCGGCGCCGGAATATCTTTTTCCGGCCCGATCAACAGGGAAATTTCGCTGGCGAAACGCCGCGTCAGCCGCTCCAGTTCGTTCAACGACAGGGTCTTGGGATCGACGACGACGCCACCTTTGGCACCGCCGTAGGGGATGTTGACCAGCGCGCACTTCCAGGTCATCCACATCGCCAGGGCGCGCACCTCATCGATGTTGACGTCGGGGTGGTAGCGAATCCCGCCTTTGGCCGGGCCGCGCGTGATGTTATGCTGTACGCGGTAGCCGGTAAACACTTGAATCGAGCCGTCGTCCATGCGCACGGGGAAATTAACCGTCAGTTCGCGCTGCGGGACCCGCAGAATACGGCGCAGGCCCTCATCTAGATTGAGCAGGTCGGCAGCGATATCGAACTGCTGCTGCGCGATTTCGAAGGGGTTCTCGGTTTGGTGCTGAATTGTCGCTGTCGCCATAGGCAGCTCCTTGGGTTGTGCGCGTCATCGCCACACAGCTAGCAAGCGCGTCTGTGCAGCGCCAGGCAGGCGCACCAGCCGCGCCCAGAGACGCCGGTCCGCTTGACGGGCAGGCCGGACGGCACCCCTCGGCGCGATCGGTGTTGGGCGTGGCGTGCATGCGCCGCCATCATCGCGCAGGATGCCGAACGTAGCGCGACCATCGCGCCTGGTTTGCCGCGTCGTGCATCGGACCCGGCATACACGAAAAGCCGCGGCAGTGCGCGGCTTATGCATGATGCTTTGCATTGGACATCATTGTCCTCACCATCGTTGTCTGCATTCTAGCATCGTGCCGTTGCGCCCGTCAAGAGGGCGACTGATCGCGCGACGCAAACCAGCTCCGGCGCGCCGGTTTGGGCAGATGCTCGCGCGCGACGCCTTCGGTCTGGATCCAGACATGGTAGATGCGCTGTAGCGCCGTGACGTTGGTAAAGAGCGCCAGGATCGCCAACACCACATGCAACCAACCGACAATCAGGCCGAAGGAGAGCAGGATCACGCGCTCCGGTCGCGCCAGGATACCGACCTTGCAGTCGAGGCCCAGCGCCTCAGCACGGGCACGCGTGTAACTCACCATCAGCGATCCGACGATCGCCAGATAGACAAAGATCAGCTCGTAGTAGCTGCCAGGAATGCGCTGGTAGTAGATCAGCAGGCCGAGAAAGATCAGGGCCTCGGCGTAGCGATCCATGGTTGAGTCGAGAAAGGCGCCGAAGGTGCTATTGCGCTGCGTTGCGCGCGCCAAGGCACCATCCAGCATATCGAACAAGCTGGTCAGCAGCACCAGCAGGCCACCCCAGGCCAGATACCCCAGCGCCAGCGTCACGGTAACGCTCAGGGTTAGCAACACGCCGATGATGGTCAGCAGGTTAGGACTGATGCCGGAGCGCCCCAGCACGCGTCCAACGATGCGCTGCGTCAGCGCGCGGACACGCGCCTCAAAAGCCTCAGGAAACATAGACGAAGCTCCTTGCGTTTCGAGCAGCGCGGCTACAGAACCGCCTTGGGCCACTGGCAGGGCCAACGCCATCCGTCCGGGGAGGGCGATCCGCTCCAGAGCAGTCGGCACCGGCAGGTCGGGAACCCTGAACGTCGCGGACGGCGCGGCCGCCGCGCAGGCCCGTTCGTAGGCCTCGAGGACGCGCTCGCTGATATCCGACCAGTCATAGCGCCGGGCCGTGTGGACGCCGGCTCTTGCCAGGCGTGCCCGCAGACGTTCGTCGCCGAGCAGCTGCAACAACGCCACAGCGAGGGCTTCGGGATGCTGTGGCGGCACCAGCACACCGTCCTGGCGATGGGTCACCACCTGCCGATAGCCTTCGATGTCAGCAGCCACCACCGGGCAGCCACTGCTCATCGCTTCGATCAGGATGATACCAAAGCTTTCCTGACCGGTCGATGGCGCGCAGAACACATCCGCGCTGCGGTAGTAGCGCGGCAGCTCTTCCGCAGCGACCGGCCCGACGAAGATCACCTCGCGCAGGCCAAGTGCGGCGATGCGCTCCTGAAATGGCTGCGCGTCACCCCGCCCAACCACCAGCAGGCGCGTATCCGGACGCACGCGCTGCACATAAGGTAGCGCCTGGAGCAGAACGTCGAAGCCCTTGCGCGGCTCCTCAAAGCGACCGACGAAGAGCAGGGTTGGGCGCCCATCGCGCCACTGCGGCAGCGGCGCGACCGAGGGGTTGAAGTGGTTGGTATCGACCCCATTGGGTATAATCAGGTAGTCGCCGGGAAAGTACTGCTGCGCAAAGCGCGCCGCCGCGGGCGACACGGCGATGCGTACGCTCAAGCGCTGGATCAGCCAGGCCAGCAACTTGCGCGAGACCGCATAGCCCAGGCTCCGTTCGCCGGAGGCGTGAAAGGTGCCGACGTTGGGCGATGATGAAGCGTTGAGGACCGAGAGCGGCAACATCGGCGCCAACGGCTCGTGCAGATGCACCACGTCGAAGCGCGCGCGGCTGAACAGCGCGCTCACCTCCTCGATCACCGTGGGTGAGAGGGTCACGCGCGCCACCGAGCCGTTGACCGGGATCGGCATCACCCCACCCAGCGAGATCAGGCCGGGTTCGTGCAGGTCGGGATCGGAGCAGGGCGCCAAGATCGTCACATCGATATCGCGCCGGCGCAACTGCCGCGCCAGTTGACGCACATGCTCGGTCACGCCACCGTTGCGGGCAAAGTCGTGGGCGGAAACCAGCGCGACCCGTTTGATCATGGAGCCTCCCCGGCACGTACCCGCCTGTCGCTAGCCGCCGACGATGCGTTCGTACAAGCCTTGCAACATCTCCTCGTTATCGAAGTAGATCGTCAGGCGCCCACCCCGGCCGGTCCGCGTCAGCGTCACACGCATGCCATAGAGGTGTTCCTCCAGCGCTTTGACGATCGCTTCGTCTTCGGCAGTTGCAGAGGCCGAAGCGCGTTGCTGCGCCGCAGAACGAGCAAGTTCTTTGCCAGCACTCTGCAACGCCGCGACATATTGTTCGGCGCGCCGCACGCTCAACCCCTGCGCGGCAATCTCGCGGGCAGCGGCGACTTCGCGGCGCGGATCGCGCAGGCTGAGCAGAGCGCCGGCATGGCCGGGCGTCAACTGACCGGCAGAGACCATAGCCTGGACTTCGGGCGGCAGTTTGAGCAGCGCCAGCGTCTCAGAGATCGTCGAGCGACTCTTGCCCACCCGTCTGGCGATTTCGGCATGCGTCAGCCCAAACTGATCCTCGAGCATGGCATAGGCGCGCGCCTCTTCGATCGGATCGAGATCGGCGCGCTGCACATTCTCGATCAGCGCCAGTTCCACCTGCTGCTGCTCGGAGACATCCTTGATCACCACCGGTACGCTGGTCAGGCCGGCCAAGCGCGCGGCCCGCAGGCGGCGCTCGCCGGCGATCAACTGGTAGCTGCCGTCCTCGAGGCGCGTCACAATCAAGGGCTGCAGAATGCCATGTTCGCGGATCGACTGTGCCAGTTCTTCGAGCGCGGTCGCATCGAAGGCCACGCGCGGCTGGTGTGGGTTGGGCTGGACCGCCTCGATCGGCACGTCGTGGATCGGCGTTGTCTCGGCTGTGACGTTGATCAGACCGCCAAAACCACTTCCGAGGCCACGCTTTCTCACCGTTTCGCCTCCTCACGTTGCAACAGCTCTTCGGCCAGGGCTGCATAGGCTTTCGCGCCCCGGCTGGTGGGATCGTACTCGTAGATCAGCGCGCCATGGCTGGGCGCTTCACTCAGGCGCACGTTGCGCGGGATGATGGTGTTGAAGATGCGCTGCGGAAAATAGCGCCGCACTTCCTCGACGACCTGCCGTGCCAGATTGGCCCGTCCATCGTACATGGTCATGACCACGCCGCCGATGTGCAAGCGCTGATTGAGATGGGTACGCACTAGTTCGATGGTTTCACGCAGTTGTGCCAACCCTTCCAGCGCCAGAAATTCACACTGCAGCGGGATGAGCACCTGGTGCGCCGCCACCAATCCATTGATCGTCAGCAGCCCCAGCGAGGGCGGACAATCGATCAGCACCAGGTCGTACCATCCAGCCATGGGCTGCAACGCATGCCGCAGGCGCGTCTCGCGCGCGAGCACGCCCGCCAGCGCCACCGCCGTGCCGGCCAGGTCCGGCGTGGCCGGCAAGAGGTCCAGCCCCGGTCGTCCGCTCGCAATGATGGCCTGTTGAATCTCCACTTCGCCGAGCAGAACCTCGCCTACGGTGTAGGCTAGATCGTGCTTGCGGATCCCCAAGCAGGTTGCGACGTTGCCCTGCGGATCCATGTCCACCAGCAGCACGCGACGACCGCTCTGGGCCAGGTAGCCGCCGAGGTTGATCGCCGTCGTGGTTTTGCCAACGCCACCCTTCTGGTTTGCTATCGCCACTATTGTGCCCACGATCGCTGTTCGCCCCTTTCCGACAGCATTGTAGCATATGGCGCCACCTGTTTTATGGTCAAGTTGTCGAACGTTCGACCGCTTCAGGAGGCCGCTTCACGCTGCTGATGGCGACGGCTTACCAGCGCGCGCTGATAGAGATCAACATAGCGCCGCGCCGATGCCTCCCAGGAGTGATCGGCGCTCATGGCACGCAGCATTAAGTCCTGCCAGACCTCGCGATACTTATAGGTCTCCACGGCGCGCACCAGCGTAGCGAAGAGTGCCATATGGTCGTAATCGCGAAAGACGAAGCCGTTGCCGGTGCGGCTGCGCGGATCCCAGTCGTGCACGGTGTCGGCCAGGCCGCCGGTCGCGCGCACGATCGGGATCGTACCGTAGCGCAGGCTGATCAACTGTCCTAGGCCGCACGGCTCCAGGCGCGAGGGCATGACGTACATATCGCTGCCGGCGTAGATTAACCGCGACAACTCATCGTTGAAGGTGTAGGCCACGCCCAGACGGCCACGGTAGCGGTGCTGCAGGCTGGCAAACAGATCGTGGTAGCGCTGGTCGCCGGTGCCGGCGATGACCAGCTGCGCCTCGGTCTGCTGAAAGACGGTTTCGATAATCGCCGCAATCAGATCAAAGCCCTTGTGATCCGAGAGCCGCGATACCGCGCCGATGAGCGGCGCTTCGCTGCGCTCCTCCAAGCCGAACTGGCGCTGCAGCGCCTGTTTGCAGCGCGCCTTGCCCTCTAGGTTGGCGCGGCTATAGGTGGCGGGCAGCAGCGGGTCGGTCTCCGGATTGAAGATCTCATAGTCCACGCCGTTGAGCACGCCGAAGAGCCGATCGCGCCGATCGCGCAACAGCGGGTCAAGCCCTTCACCACACTGCGGCGTCAAAATCTCCTGGGCATAGGTTTCACTGACCGTATTGATGATATCGGCGTAGTAGATGCCGCGTCCCATGAAGTCCACCACATCGTTCAGGTGGGGAATATCGGGATGGACAATAAAACCGTAGGCCGCCAGGCCCGCCACCTCCAAAACGCGGTAGCCGAAAATGCCCTGGTAGGCCAGATTGTGAATGGTGTAGACCGATGCCGTCCGCTCGAAGAAGGGGTCCTGACGGTAGATCGTTTTCAGCCAATTGGGGACGATGGCGGTGTGCCAGTCGTGGCAGTGAATCACATCCGGCTGCCAGCCCAGCACGCGCATCCCCTCCAGCGCCGCACGGCAGAAGAAGATAAACCGCTCGGCATCGTCGGGGTACATGTAGATTCCATCCCGCTCATAGAGCCGGGGCTGTTCGATAAAGTAGATCGGCACATCGCCATGCCGGCTGCTGATGCGGCCCTCCAGCAGCGTAGCCTCCTCCTGGCTGTTGTCGAGCGGCACAGGATAGGGCGCGCTCACCGGCTGCAACCCAAAGGTCATGCGATCGATCTGGCCATAGCGTGGCATGGCGACGCGCACATCATGGCCCAGCGCGCGCAGCGCCTTGGGCAACGCCCCGGTGACGTCCGCCAGTCCACCGGTTTTAGCAAAGGGTACGACCTCCGCCGCTAGGATTAACACCTTCAACTGATCGCCCATACCTGTCTCCTGCTACCCGTCGGCACACCCGCACAGGCAGCCTCTATACCAGCTACAAAGATTAACGCCTTGCCAAAGCAAGGCGTTGATACAGACCGGAATTAAAAGACACTCAGACAACGACGAGATACCAGATCAGGCCGATCAGCAGCCCCAAGACCGCCAGCACACCCCCAAGGAATTTGAGTTGTTCGGCAGTCCGCCGCGCGGCAAGCTGCGTCCGACAAGCAGAACAGTAGGGAACTTTGTCTAGTTCCTTGAACAACAGATCGCCAAGCAGGGTGGGCGCGCGCAGCGCGGTCACCGCTGTGGTTGTTGCCAATTGACGCGCTGTAATGAATGGCTGCCCCATCACCGCATGCTCGGTACAGAGCGGTGTATGGCACAGCGAGCAGGCGACCGTCGCCGGTGCGTCGCATGCAGAACAGGTTGGATGCATGGCTAGCCTCCCCCAAACAGGCAAGGCAGAGCATACTCCAACGTTGGGTCTGCCGCAATAGGCCAAGCGTCACCCCCGGCGCCAGCCGTCAGGTTGCCAAGCCAGGGGGACAAGCCCTCCAAAAGACACAACGACTCCGTAATCAGGAGCCGTTGTGGACTGGTCGGGGCGAGAGGATTTGAACCTCCGACCTCAGCGTCCCGAACGCTGCGCTCTACCAGGCTGAGCCACGCCCCGCTACCGTGCTGCACAGCCTCCCTAGGCTGGCTGGTGCCGAAGGTGGGAGTCGAACCCACACGAGGTTGCCCTCAACGGTTTTTGAGACCGTCGCGTCTGCCATTCCGCCACTTCGGCGTGACACACATCGGCGCCCACCATCCGGACGCCGATGTGTCCGTGCTGGTCGGGGCGAGAGGATTTGAACCTCCGACCTCAACAACCCCATTGTTGCGCGCTACCAGACTGCGCCACGCCCCGATGGTAGCTGGCAGGCGGGACAGGAATCGAACCTGCAACCTGCGGATTTGGAGGCCGCTGCTCTGCCAATTGAGCTACCCGCCTACGCGCGCCATATCGTACCACACTCGTCGCCAAAACGCAAGTCGCTGATCGCCTTGACCCGTCCAGCAGCGCGTGCTAGAATCCGGCCAACCGGAAGGTTTCATACGCCCCGCGACGTTGTGTTCGCCGGGGCCTTTGCACATCTGAGGCACCCATCCTATGCTCATTGTCATGGACGCGCACGCTACCGCTGAACAGATCGCGCGCGTGTGCGACGAAATCCGCCAGATGGGCTACCAACCACATCCCATGCCTGGACCAACCCGTACCGCCATCGGCGTCACCGGCAACGAAGGCGCCATCGTCCAGACCTCGCGCATCTCCAGCCTACCCGGTGTCATCGACATCGTCCGCATCACCAAACCCTACAAACTGGTCTCGCGTGAATTCAAAGAAGCCGATACCATTGTGCGCGTCGGCGACCTCCCGATCGGTGGGCCGGGCGTGGTGGTGATGGCCGGACCATGCACCGTGGAAAGCCGCGATCAGCTCTTCGCCAGCGCCCGCGCGGTGTTGGCCCATGGCGCAACCGTGATCCGCGGCGGCGCCTATAAACCGCGCAGCTCGCCCTACAGCTTCCAGGGTCTGGGCGAGGCAGGGCTGCGGCTCCTGGCCGAGCTACGCCAGGAATTGGGCGTCCCCGTCGTGACCGAAGTGCTCGACACCGAGACACTGCCGCTGGTAGAAGAGTACGCCGACATACTACAGATCGGCGCGCGCAATATGCAAAACTACTCGCTGTTGCGCGCCGTTGGACGATCGCATCGGCCCGTGCTGCTCAAGCGCGGTTTCGCGGCAACGCTGCAAGATCTGCTGCTGGCCGCTGAGTATATCCTGGTTGAGGGCAATCGCCAGGTCATCCTCTGCGAACGCGGTGTGCGCTCCTTTGACCAGCATTCGCGCTTCATGCTCGACCTGGGCGCGATTCCGGTGCTGAAAGCGCTCACGCACCTGCCGGTGATCGTTGATCCGAGCCATGCCGCCGGCCAGGCCGACCGCGTCATCCCTATGGCCCGCGCCGCGGTTGCGGCGGGCGCGGATGGTTTGATCGTCGAGGTGCATCCTGATCCGGCCTTTGCCGTCTGCGATGGCGAGCAGGCGCTGGTGCCGCACCGCTTCGCCGAGATGATGCAGCAGATCGAACGCATCGCCGCAGCGCTCGGTCGGCCGGTGCTGGGCCGCAGCCCGCAACCGACCCATCCGGCGTGATCGTCAGCTGCGCAGGGCAGCCCACCCGGCAGCCCTGCATGGACATAGCCAGCATGGAGGAGCAGGCCTAGGCACCGCCCGTAGCTGCGCCGGAGGGAAACCAAAAGGCGCACAACCAGGCGGAGACATCGCAGCGGGCAGGGGCAAGCCCTACCTAGGCGTATCCACCACTGCGCGCCGCAGGGCGCGCCCGCCGAGTACCTGCCCGAAGCATAGCGGAGGAACGCATGATCGACTGGGACGCCAAACTCGAACACGAAGGGCTCACCTTCGATGATGTCTTGCTGGAACCGGCCTATTCCGATGTACTGCCCAACCAGGTGGACGTCAGCACACAGTTGACGCGCACGATCCGCCTCAACATCCCGCTCGTGTCGGCCGCCATGGATACCGTCACCGAAGCGCGACTGGCGATCGCCATCGCGCGCGAGGGCGGCATCGGCATCATCCATAAAAATATGAGCATCGAACAACAGGCCGACATGGTCCGTAAAGTCAAGCGCTCCGAGAGCGGCATGATCACCGATCCGATCTGCCTGCATCCCGAGCAGACCATCGGCGAGGCCTGGGCATTAATGGAGGAGTACCACATCTCCGGCGTGCCAATTACCACCCCGAACGGCGACCTGGTGGGCATCCTGACCAACCGCGACCTGCGCTTTGAAACCGACCCGACGCGACGCATCGCCGAGCTGATGACGCCCGCGCCGCTGATCACTGTACCCGAAGGCACCACGCTAGAACAGGCCAAGGCCGTGCTGCATAAGCATCGCATCGAAAAGCTGCCGGTCGTGGACGCCCAGGGCAAGCTCAAGGGCCTGATCACGGTCAAGGATATCATGAAGCAGATCCAGCATCCCAACGCAGCCAAGGATGCGCTGGGCCGCCTGCGCGTCGGTGCAGCCGTTGGGACTGGGCGCGACAACGAGGAACGCGCCCAGGCGCTGGTGCAGGCCGGCGTCGATGTGCTGGTGATCGATACAGCCCATGGCCACTCGCAGGGCGTGCTCGACGCGGTAGCGCGCATGCGCGAGCGCTTCCCCGACGTGCAACTGATCGCCGGCAACGTCGCCACCGGCGCGGCCACCATCGCGCTGATCGAGCGCGGCGTGGACGCAGTCAAAGTCGGCATCGGTCCGGGCTCGATCTGCACCACCCGCGTCGTCTCGGGCGCGGGCATGCCCCAGATTACGGCGATCATGCAGTGCGCGCGCGCGGCCGAGCGCTACGGCGTGCCGATCATTGCCGACGGCGGTATCAAGTACAGCGGCGACATCACCAAAGCGCTGGCCGCCGGCGCGCACAGCGTGATGATCGGCTCACTCTTCGCCGGTACGGATGAATCGCCTGGCGAGATGATCCTATACGAAGGTCGCTCCTACAAATCCTATCGTGGCATGGGCTCGATCGGCGCCATGGAGCGCGGCAGCGGCGACCGCTACTTCCAGGGCAATACCGTGCGCGGCAAGCTGGTCGCCGAGGGTATCGAGGGCATGGTCCCCTACAAAGGTCCCCTGTCCGAAACCATCTACCAATTGGTTGGTGGTCTGCGCGCAGGCATGGGCTACGTCGGCGCGCGCGACATCGAAACGCTGCGGCGCAAGACACGCTTTATCCGCATCACCATGGCCAGCCTGATCGAAAGCCATCCCCACGATGTGACGATTACCAAGGAAGCGCCCAACTACAACGAACGGCGCTAGCGGTGAGCGGGGGACGGGGAGACATGGAGACCGGGAGAGGGGCAGATAGGAAGTTTTTGGCGTGCACCAGCCATGCTGGCACGCGTGACACACGCGCACCGGCTGGGTTCGCGCACGTTGCTCCCGCAATCCAAACGCAGAGCTGCCGCGCACGGAGACAGCAGCTCGCAAGACGGCGAGCCGAACCTCCGATGCTGAACAGTCTTGGAGCGGCGCCTGCGACAAAGCTATGGCAATCTCGTACGCCGAACAGGTCGCGCTGACCTGCCCGCGCTGTGCAACAGCCTTCAGCGCCGAAGTCTATGTGCTCATCGACGCGACAGAGCGGCCTGACCTGGTGAGCCGCATCCTGGACGACTCGTTGCACGATGCGGCCTGCCCACAATGCGGACAGACGGGACGCGTGCCCGCGCCGCTGCTCTACCATGATGCGGCGCATGCGCGCGTGTTGCTTGCAGTCCCGGCCGACATGCCCGAGGCCGAATGGCGCGCCATCGGTCAACAGCTCTTGATGCTGCTGATCGGCGCGCTGCCGGAAGCGGCGCGGCTGCCCTACCTGGGCGAGGTCCAGGCCGAGGCCGGTCTGGCCGGGATCGCTCAGGTGATCCGTCAGGAGGGCCTCACCGGCGCAGGCGCGCCAAGCGAAGCCCTCCCGCCGATCGTGATCGCCATTCAGGACCTGTTGAACGCCAAGGGGCCCGCCAAGTTGATAGCCGCCTTCAACCAGCATGCCATTCTGCGCGATCCGCAGGCGGTTACCATTCTGCAAGAGCTGGCCACTGAAGCGAGCAGCATGGGTCAGAGCGAGGCGGCGCAGGGCTTCGCGCGCGCGGCCGAACTGCTCGAACAGATCAAAGGCATGCGCCAAGAGGCCGGCGCGCCGGCAGTGTCGATCGCGGTCACCGATCAGGCGCTCGCGCCCGAGGCGATCGAAGCGTTGGCCTTTGCTGTGTTGCGCGCCAACACCGGCGCCGAGCTGGCGCAGATTATCGATCAGCACCCGGAGCTGCTCGCCGACACCGGCGACGCCGCGCTCAGTGCCTATGCAGCTGCCGCGCGTGCTGCCGGAAAGACGCGCATCGCCAATGGGCTAGAAGAGCGCCTAAACGCCATCCGCGAGTTGCGCGCGATCTACCGCGTGCAACAGCCACTGCTGGAGCTGGTACAGGCCTACCTCGATGCCGACAGTCCGGCGACGATTGAAACACTACTGGTCGAGCATGCAGAGCTGCTCGAGCCCGCTGCCGACGCCTGGCTGGCGCGCCTGGCGCACAATGCGCGTGAAGACGGCGACCTCGCGCTAGCGACCTTTATCGAAGAGCGCCGCGCCTTTCTCCAGCGCGTCCGGGAGGCGCTGGATGCCGCAGACGATAGCAATGCGCTAGCCTGATGGCAGGTCGCCTCCAATTTGCTATAATGCCCCAACAGAAAAACCTGACACAGTGTGTCAGGAGGAGGTATGCAGCATGGCCAGGCAACCCCGCGTGGTGATCACCGGCATGGGCGCGGTCACGCCCCTAGGCCTCGATGTGCCGGCGCTGTGGCAGGGCATCAAAGAGGCCCGCAGCGCTGTTGCGCCGATCACCAGCTTCGACGCCAGCGCCTTTGATACAAAGATCGCGGCTGAGGTCAAGGGCTT encodes:
- a CDS encoding ParB/RepB/Spo0J family partition protein produces the protein MRKRGLGSGFGGLINVTAETTPIHDVPIEAVQPNPHQPRVAFDATALEELAQSIREHGILQPLIVTRLEDGSYQLIAGERRLRAARLAGLTSVPVVIKDVSEQQQVELALIENVQRADLDPIEEARAYAMLEDQFGLTHAEIARRVGKSRSTISETLALLKLPPEVQAMVSAGQLTPGHAGALLSLRDPRREVAAAREIAAQGLSVRRAEQYVAALQSAGKELARSAAQQRASASATAEDEAIVKALEEHLYGMRVTLTRTGRGGRLTIYFDNEEMLQGLYERIVGG
- the guaB gene encoding IMP dehydrogenase; this encodes MIDWDAKLEHEGLTFDDVLLEPAYSDVLPNQVDVSTQLTRTIRLNIPLVSAAMDTVTEARLAIAIAREGGIGIIHKNMSIEQQADMVRKVKRSESGMITDPICLHPEQTIGEAWALMEEYHISGVPITTPNGDLVGILTNRDLRFETDPTRRIAELMTPAPLITVPEGTTLEQAKAVLHKHRIEKLPVVDAQGKLKGLITVKDIMKQIQHPNAAKDALGRLRVGAAVGTGRDNEERAQALVQAGVDVLVIDTAHGHSQGVLDAVARMRERFPDVQLIAGNVATGAATIALIERGVDAVKVGIGPGSICTTRVVSGAGMPQITAIMQCARAAERYGVPIIADGGIKYSGDITKALAAGAHSVMIGSLFAGTDESPGEMILYEGRSYKSYRGMGSIGAMERGSGDRYFQGNTVRGKLVAEGIEGMVPYKGPLSETIYQLVGGLRAGMGYVGARDIETLRRKTRFIRITMASLIESHPHDVTITKEAPNYNERR
- a CDS encoding ParA family protein gives rise to the protein MVAIANQKGGVGKTTTAINLGGYLAQSGRRVLLVDMDPQGNVATCLGIRKHDLAYTVGEVLLGEVEIQQAIIASGRPGLDLLPATPDLAGTAVALAGVLARETRLRHALQPMAGWYDLVLIDCPPSLGLLTINGLVAAHQVLIPLQCEFLALEGLAQLRETIELVRTHLNQRLHIGGVVMTMYDGRANLARQVVEEVRRYFPQRIFNTIIPRNVRLSEAPSHGALIYEYDPTSRGAKAYAALAEELLQREEAKR
- a CDS encoding glycosyltransferase produces the protein MIKRVALVSAHDFARNGGVTEHVRQLARQLRRRDIDVTILAPCSDPDLHEPGLISLGGVMPIPVNGSVARVTLSPTVIEEVSALFSRARFDVVHLHEPLAPMLPLSVLNASSSPNVGTFHASGERSLGYAVSRKLLAWLIQRLSVRIAVSPAAARFAQQYFPGDYLIIPNGVDTNHFNPSVAPLPQWRDGRPTLLFVGRFEEPRKGFDVLLQALPYVQRVRPDTRLLVVGRGDAQPFQERIAALGLREVIFVGPVAAEELPRYYRSADVFCAPSTGQESFGIILIEAMSSGCPVVAADIEGYRQVVTHRQDGVLVPPQHPEALAVALLQLLGDERLRARLARAGVHTARRYDWSDISERVLEAYERACAAAAPSATFRVPDLPVPTALERIALPGRMALALPVAQGGSVAALLETQGASSMFPEAFEARVRALTQRIVGRVLGRSGISPNLLTIIGVLLTLSVTVTLALGYLAWGGLLVLLTSLFDMLDGALARATQRNSTFGAFLDSTMDRYAEALIFLGLLIYYQRIPGSYYELIFVYLAIVGSLMVSYTRARAEALGLDCKVGILARPERVILLSFGLIVGWLHVVLAILALFTNVTALQRIYHVWIQTEGVAREHLPKPARRSWFASRDQSPS
- a CDS encoding glycogen synthase; this translates as MGDQLKVLILAAEVVPFAKTGGLADVTGALPKALRALGHDVRVAMPRYGQIDRMTFGLQPVSAPYPVPLDNSQEEATLLEGRISSRHGDVPIYFIEQPRLYERDGIYMYPDDAERFIFFCRAALEGMRVLGWQPDVIHCHDWHTAIVPNWLKTIYRQDPFFERTASVYTIHNLAYQGIFGYRVLEVAGLAAYGFIVHPDIPHLNDVVDFMGRGIYYADIINTVSETYAQEILTPQCGEGLDPLLRDRRDRLFGVLNGVDYEIFNPETDPLLPATYSRANLEGKARCKQALQRQFGLEERSEAPLIGAVSRLSDHKGFDLIAAIIETVFQQTEAQLVIAGTGDQRYHDLFASLQHRYRGRLGVAYTFNDELSRLIYAGSDMYVMPSRLEPCGLGQLISLRYGTIPIVRATGGLADTVHDWDPRSRTGNGFVFRDYDHMALFATLVRAVETYKYREVWQDLMLRAMSADHSWEASARRYVDLYQRALVSRRHQQREAAS
- the aroF gene encoding 3-deoxy-7-phosphoheptulonate synthase, with protein sequence MLIVMDAHATAEQIARVCDEIRQMGYQPHPMPGPTRTAIGVTGNEGAIVQTSRISSLPGVIDIVRITKPYKLVSREFKEADTIVRVGDLPIGGPGVVVMAGPCTVESRDQLFASARAVLAHGATVIRGGAYKPRSSPYSFQGLGEAGLRLLAELRQELGVPVVTEVLDTETLPLVEEYADILQIGARNMQNYSLLRAVGRSHRPVLLKRGFAATLQDLLLAAEYILVEGNRQVILCERGVRSFDQHSRFMLDLGAIPVLKALTHLPVIVDPSHAAGQADRVIPMARAAVAAGADGLIVEVHPDPAFAVCDGEQALVPHRFAEMMQQIERIAAALGRPVLGRSPQPTHPA
- a CDS encoding CpXC domain-containing protein, whose product is MAISYAEQVALTCPRCATAFSAEVYVLIDATERPDLVSRILDDSLHDAACPQCGQTGRVPAPLLYHDAAHARVLLAVPADMPEAEWRAIGQQLLMLLIGALPEAARLPYLGEVQAEAGLAGIAQVIRQEGLTGAGAPSEALPPIVIAIQDLLNAKGPAKLIAAFNQHAILRDPQAVTILQELATEASSMGQSEAAQGFARAAELLEQIKGMRQEAGAPAVSIAVTDQALAPEAIEALAFAVLRANTGAELAQIIDQHPELLADTGDAALSAYAAAARAAGKTRIANGLEERLNAIRELRAIYRVQQPLLELVQAYLDADSPATIETLLVEHAELLEPAADAWLARLAHNAREDGDLALATFIEERRAFLQRVREALDAADDSNALA